A genome region from Glycine max cultivar Williams 82 chromosome 5, Glycine_max_v4.0, whole genome shotgun sequence includes the following:
- the LOC100776562 gene encoding SWI/SNF complex component SNF12 homolog, with translation MSVNNNNPSKGIGASSSTFGNAGIPSNSIPSNPGFSQSQGQAQIPVGFQGQFPLSQAHAIVQAQSKAQAQAQAQAAAAAHAQLQAHLQAQGLSLNQNQAGGLGVSSPSISTPGNASGKRIPMKPPMRPVGFSPPNSFSPLRPMELTPAARRKKQKLPEKQLQDKVAAILPESALYTQLLEFESRVDAALARKKADIQEALKNPPCIQKTLRIYVFNTFANQIRTIPKKPNVEPPTWTLKIVGRILEDGVDPDQPGVVQKSSPLYPKFSAFFKRVTISLDQRLYPDNHIILWENARSPAPHEGFEVKRKGDKEFTVNIRLEMNYVPEKFKLSPALTEVLGIEVDTRPRIVAAIWHYVKARKLQNPNDPSYFHCDPPLQKVFGEENMKFTMVSQKISSHLFPPQPILLEHKIKLSGNSPAGTACYDVMVDVPFPIQRELSALLANVEKNKDIETCDEAICGIIRKIHEHRRRRAFFLGFSQSPVEFINALIESQSRDLKLVSGEPSRNAEKERRSDFFNQPWVEDAVIRYLNRKPAAGSDAPGST, from the exons ATGTCTGTGAACAATAATAACCCTTCTAAGGGCATTGGGGCCTCTTCCTCAACCTTTGGCAATGCTGGAATACCCTCCAATTCTATACCTTCAAACCCTGGTTTTTCACAGTCCCAAGGACAAGCCCAGATTCCTGTTGGTTTTCAAGGGCAGTTTCCACTGTCCCAGGCCCATGCTATTGTCCAAGCTCAGTCCAAGGCCCAGGCCCAGGCCCAGGCCCAAGCAGCAGCTGCGGCCCATGCTCAACTCCAGGCTCATTTGCAAGCTCAGGGGTTGAGTCTTAATCAGAACCAGGCTGGTGGTTTGGGTGTGTCGTCGCCGTCGATTTCCACGCCGGGTAATGCGAGTGGGAAACGGATCCCTATGAAACCCCCCATGCGGCCGGTTGGGTTTTCCCCTCCCAACAGCTTCTCGCCTTTGAGACCGATGGAGCTCACGCCTGCTGCTCGGAGGAAGAAGCAGAAGCTCCCCGAGAAACAGCTGCAAGATAAAGTGGCTGCTATTCTGCCCGAGTCTGCGTTGTATACGCAGCTTCTCGAGTTTGAGTCTCGCGTTGACGCTGCACTTGCTAGAAAGAAGGCTGACATCCAGGAAGCGCTCAAAAACCCGCCATGTATTCAGAAAACTCTTCGTATTTATGTATTTAATACTTTTGCTAATCAAATTCGCACGATTCCGAAGAAGCCAAATGTGGAGCCTCCAACCTGGACGCTAAAGATAGTTGGGAGGATATTGGAGGATGGTGTTGACCCTGATCAGCCAGGAGTAGTTCAGAAGTCGTCTCCTTTGTATCCAAAGTTTTCAGCTTTCTTTAAAAGAGTAACCATTTCTTTGGATCAGAGACTTTATCCCGATAATCACATTATTTTGTGGGAGAATGCTCGATCACCTGCTCCACATGAAGGTTTTGAAGTAAAGAGGAAAGGGGATAAAGAATTTACAGTGAATATACGGCTGGAAATGAATTATGTGCCAGAGAAGTTTAAGCTTTCACCAGCTTTGACAGAAGTTCTTGGTATTGAGGTTGATACCCGCCCGAGAATTGTTGCTGCGATCTGGCACTATGTGAAGGCTAGGAAATTGCAAAACCCAAATGACCCTTCTTACTTTCACTGTGATCCGCCTCTTCAGAAAGTATTTGGAGAAGAAAATATGAAGTTTACAATGGTTTCTCAGAAAATATCATCTCATTTGTTCCCCCCACAGCCTATACTTTTGGAGCATAAGATTAAGCTCTCTGGAAACAGTCCTGCTGGTACTGCTTGTTATGATGTGATGGTTGATGTTCCTTTTCCTATTCAGAGGGAGTTGTCTGCTTTATTGGCTAACGTGGAAAAGAACAAAGATATTGAGACATGTGATGAAGCAATATGTGGAATCATTAGAAAAATCCACGAGCACCGTAGGAGACGGGCATTCTTTCTTGGTTTCAGTCAATCGCCAGTAGAATTTATTAATGCATTGATTGAATCTCAAAGCAGGGATCTGAAACTTGTATCCGGAGAACCTAGTCGCAATGCAGAAAAAGAGCGTCGTTCAGATTTCTTCAACCAACCATG GGTTGAAGATGCTGTTATTCGTTACCTGAATCGCAAACCAGCTGCGGGAAGTGATGCTCCAGGAAGCACATGA